Proteins encoded by one window of Dreissena polymorpha isolate Duluth1 chromosome 11, UMN_Dpol_1.0, whole genome shotgun sequence:
- the LOC127851417 gene encoding vesicle transport protein SFT2B-like, with amino-acid sequence MDKLKKTLSGDDDEEKGIVSSISDASTLSWSTRIKGFAICFILGISFSILGSCLLWLASNGLTLFAIFYTLGNILSLASTCFLMGPLSQLKKMFAQTRIFATILVIVMLILTLVCAFALKNAGLTLLCCIVQFLAMTWYALSYIPFARDAVKKCFESCVS; translated from the exons ATGGACAAATTGAAGAAAACACTTAGTGGAGATGACGATGAGGAGAAAGGAATCGTTTCTAGT ATATCAGATGCAAGCACATTAAGTTGGAGCACACGGATCAAGGGATTTGCTATTTGTTTCATTCTTGGTATCTCATTCTCCATATTG GGTTCCTGTCTGTTGTGGCTGGCCAGTAATGGGCTGACACTGTTTGCAATATTCTACACCCTAGGAAATATTCTCTCACTTGCAAG caCATGTTTTCTGATGGGTCCTCTCAGTCAACTGAAGAAGATGTTTGCACAAACAAGAATATTTGCAACCATTCTTGTCatt GTTATGCTGATTTTGACTTTGGTGTGTGCATTTGCA CTGAAGAATGCCGGGCTGACACTGCTGTGTTGTATAGTACAGTTCCTGGCAATGACCTGGTACGCCCTGTCGTACATACCATTTGCAAG agaCGCAGTGAAGAAGTGCTTCGAAAGTTGTGTGTCATGA